Genomic segment of Iocasia fonsfrigidae:
ACTGTAAGAAAAGGGGATTCACTCTGGAAGATTAGCCGACGCTACAATGTAAGTATCCAGGAGATAAAAACTCTAAACAAACTGGATAGTAATACTATTTACCCTGGACAAAAACTCCTGATACCCACCAGGAACTAATCTAAAAAATTTTAAGCAAAATAAAAAGCAATAGCAATAATTAAATAGGCAGCTATTAACTGCAGGCCTTCAAACCAGTTTGATTTTCCCTGAAGATAAACAACATTGATTGCCAGGACTGATAAGCCTATCGAACTAATCTCCAGCAGATTAAATAAAACATTCATCGGCCGACCAATCAAATGACTGAAAAAAATTAGTAAAGGGACAATAAAAAGAGAAACCTGGATACTGGAACCTATAGCTATGGTAATACTGAGGTCTATTTTATCTGCCCTGGCCATATTAATAGCAGTTACATTTTCAGCTACATTTGATATAATCGGTAAAATAATAACACCTATAAATACTGGAGAAATATTAAACCCCTCTTGAATTATTTCTATAGAACCTACTAAAATACTGGCTTCAATAGCAATAAAAATAGTTGTTAAAAGCAGATAAAGAACATTATACCATAACTTCCCTTTTCCCTCCTTTTTTCTTGCACTGTCTCCTCCAGAGCCTTTACTGACATGAAAAACTTTTTTTTCTTTTTCATGAAAGATTAGTGTAAAATAGAGGCTTGCCAGATACGTAACAAACAGGACAAAACCGACTCCCATACTCAATTTTCCTAAAACAAGTGTCTTAATATTTGATGAACCAAAATAAAAAATAGCCGGTATCAGCATTCCTATTACCGCCAACATCAGCATAGCACTATTAGTAATGGCTAATAATTTATCAAACTTTTGACGCTGATACCTTAATCCCCCCAATAAAAAAGACATACCCAATACCAATAATAAATTCATAATTATTGACCCTGTTATATTGGCTTTGACAACATTTAATAATCCATCATAAATAGCAAAGATAGAAATAATCAATTCTGTGGCATTACCAAAGGTAACATTTATAATTCCGCCCCAGCTGCTACCGAGAATATTCCTTAATCGATCAGTAATACTTGCCATTAATGCAGCCAGTGGTATAATAGCCAGGGCAGAAGTAATAAAACTCCAGATAGAACCATCCCGAAAGTAAGAAAATCCAAGACTAATGGGCACAAATATCAAAAGGTAGCGCATCTTCTTTACCATCCATTAATCCTCCTTAAGTATTATTATGCCCTACTAAAAAAGGATTACTACAATTATTTTACTACTACAAACCCCTCTGCTTCTTTGAGCTGGGCTGATGACGGCTTTATCACCAGAAAATCTACTATACTGGAAATTCTCTCTCTTGTATTTTCTAATACATCATTATAATATAAATCTATTTTAGGTAAATCTTTATTTCTTGTAAAAAAATCAGCCAGTCTGACATCATATTCTCGCTTGAGATTAATCCCCACTTCAAGGGGTATTCCACTCCTTTTTTGTAGGGAATTTGCTACCTGTACAGCAGCACGGTGGCAGACAATAAATTTTGGGGCTGTTAGATAAGGATAAAATAATTCTATTGTTAGTGAAGTCCTGGGGTCTTTCCACCCACAGTATTTACTGGAATCATTAATTTTTTGAACAAGTGAAAGAATATCATCTTTAAAAGTATTTTGCTTTTCCAATAAGGCCTCCCTGCCAGGGGGATTATACCAAAACCCCCCGGCAGCATGTAAGATCCTATCATTTAATTCTACAAACTCTTTATCCTCATAGTGCCCATACGGGTTTGAAGGCATTGCCCCTATTAAATTATCCCCCATATTTATTCCTAATCTATCTAATATTCCGGCAATCATTGATGTCCCACTCCTATGCATACCTAAGACTATCACACAATCACCCATTTAGTTCCCCCCATTCTCTTTTAAATCAAATGATATAATTATTTAACATAAAACCCTATATACTATAAATATGTTTAAGGGCTATCATAAGTTAATAGTAACAGCAGCATGTGCCGGGAATAATATGTATTATATATGATATTTAATTATTTAACATGAAAGGGGTTGGTATCAGATGTATTCGACTGGAACACTACTTAAAACAGATAATCCAGCTATATATATTGTTGATAATAATGAGATTAGACATATAACAAATCTGGCCAGCTATATTTCCTTCGGGTTTCAAGAAAAAGATTATAGAAAGATATCTGAGCAAGAACTTTCCCGCTTAAATCCGGGTAAACCCATCGGAGATTGGGGGGATCTCAGTCCAGACCTCAAACTGTATATTAAAGAACACCTGTGGAGGGAAAAACTTGCTGTTGATATAATTATTGTTAATTATAATTCCTTACCACATCTTAAGAAATGCCTGCATAGTATTTACACAAATACAGATTATCCCTATAATATCATCATTATTGATAACAACAGTACTGATAAGAGTAGGGAATTTCTTGCTAGATTAAATAATATAACAGTCGTCTATAATCAAAAAAACAGGGGCTGCGCAGCTGCCTGGAATCAGGGCATAAAAAAAGGGAGTAATAATTTTATTGTTCTCTTAAACCCAGATACTGAGGTTACAATAGACTGGCTCTATCCACTTGTAAAAACAGCAGCTGCTAACCAGGATATAGCTTTAATTGGAACCAAACATGTTAACGAAAATGAAGCAGTAATCCATGCAGGTGTTATTAAAAAAAACAATGAATTTATTATACGTAAACATCCCCGGGATAACCCTGATGTTTATAATGAACCAGGGGATGTGGCCAGGATACACGGGGCCTGTTTTATGATTAAGCGGGAACTAATTCCAAAACTTGGTTATTTTGATGAACGATATTTTTTATACTCTGAAGAGACAGACTACTGCCTTAATGCTCAAAATAAGGGTTATAGAATCTACTACTATCCAGTTAAAATTTACCACTATGAAAAAGGCGCCTCTATCGACCAACAAAAGCGCCAAAAAATCAGGCTTGAAAGTATAGATAAATTCAAGAAAAAATGGGGTACTAAATAAGAGCACTTATAAAAAGTGCTCTTACATAGCTCAATCTAGAGAAACCAGCCTATAACCCGATTTTTCTTTATCATCTAAAATCAAACCATATCCAAACCTCTTTATTCGTTTTCTAAGCTTTTCTAACCCACCAGGCTTTGCTTTATAATCCCTGACATAATAAGCCAAGTTATTCTTAATCTCATCTATAAGGTGGCCGTAATTAGTCACCAGGTACTCATCATTCCAGGCAACAATATAACCAGCTTTCATCACTTCCTGAGAAAAACTATAATCATCAGGAAACCTGACTCCATTATTACCAATGTTCTTCCACCTGATTCCCTGCTGCCAGACCTCTCGCCTGAACACAGAACTGGAATGGACATTTATTCTGGTCTGATAAATAGTTAAGCCCTGACGGCTTATTCGTTCAGATGGTCTTTCCCCATCAATGTCACCCTCATTCCTGGCCGGGGAATGTGCATATAATGATAACTGTCCTAATTCAGGGAAAACCCTAAATATCCTTATAACCCGTTCAACCCATCCTGGCTTATACTGTAGGTCATTTTCAGAGACATGTAATATATCTGACCTTGCTCTTGTCAAAGCAAGATTTAGAGCAATTCCACCCATGTTTTTGTTTAATAGGATATTAGTACACAACTCATTACAGCTGCAAACATTTTTTATATACTCCTGTGAACCATCTCTTGAACCATTATCAACAATAATTAATTCATATGGTACATTTACTGTTGACAGATATGAATTAACCGTCTGCTCTAATAAGTAACGTCGATTCCAGTTTAACAATACAGTTGATATCAGTGGTTTTTTTCCTGCCATAAAAACCCCCCTCAATAATCTTTAAGCTGGCTTTTTATTTTATTACAGGCATATGAATATAGTTTCATATCCAAACTATTTTTTTCCTTTATTAATTCGATCAGGCCTGTTGACAACTCTTCTTTTCTGGGCCTTCCCGGATTAACATTCTTCTGCTGATAGTCAAGTTTATTCCATCCTAACTCCCTGCCCATTAATAATATTGATACATTAAAGTAATCAGTCACCCCGACTGTAAAATACCTTTCAAGGTTGTCAATAGCCTTTTCAAGATCTGGTTTTACTTCATTCTTGTATTTAATAAAATTTTCTAAACTCACCATATCTGCTAGATCAACATCCCTGGATAGAAATTTAGTCTGTAGATTACAAGCCTGTGTATAATAATTATTTAAAAATTTTTCTAAACCAATATCCTCAACCGGCAGGTATTTCTTGTTATATAAACGATAATAGTATAAGGAAATAACCCTATCTACCGGCTCTCTTATAAAAGTAATATAATGGAAAGGCCTGTTATAATATGAATGAATTCCAAATGGTATATGGCCAATAATACATTGTAATCCTGAAGCCCTATTACCCATATATCTACTCAAATTATTATATTCTTCTTTAAAACCACCATATCCATAAGCTATTTCTGAATATTCTTGTTCAATAATTCCCCTTAAAGTCGTCCCAGCCGTTTTAGGGATATGCATAAATATAATTACTTTACTAGTAGCCATATTACATTACACCCCTGATTTATTCTATGATTAAACAATCATTAAAGTGATAATTATAGTATGTCCTATCTAAAGCAATAGGAAAGGAAATACTCCCTTCCTATTGCTAATCAGCCTCTTGGTATTAATAATCTCTGCCCAATTTGAAGCTCTCCAGGGTCAGTGATATTATTAATTGAAGTAATCCTGTTAACTGTTACTCCAAATCGCTGGGCTATTAAATAAAGAGTGTCTCCAGATTTAACAGTATAAGTAATATACTGTGACGGTGCGGTTGGTTCCTGAATAGGCTGTTCAGATATACCAGTAATAATCGGTACCCTAACCCTCTCTGTAACTACCAGATTCACATTAAGAACTGCTATAACAGTTATCTGTCTCTCTGAAGCCCGATTGGCAGTTATTCTATTAATACTGATATCGGCATATGCCTCCATATTAGAGGTAACCTGAGGTATATTTATAAAGCTGCTAAAAGTAATAACAGCAGGTGCAAAATATACAGGCTGATCAGGTAGATCAGCTACATAGATAATATTAGCATCAACTACACCACTTATTAAAACACCACCATTTTGAGCTTCAACCTCAAGACTAGCACCCCTTATATTTCCACTTGCACTGATTACACGACCAACATCAGGATTCCCTGCTGCTACTGTCACCTGATCCCTTGCCTGTATTCTGGTTCTTTCTTCAGCAACAATCCTCTCAACTATAACTGTCCTCCTTACCGGAAACATCCCATCAACCGGACTGATAATATCTGTAGGTAATTCTACTGTTTCCTCCAACACAACAAGGATTTGAAATCTGAGCTCTGTATTTATCCTCACCCTACGATTATCTACTTTTTGGGCACTTTCAGAAATAACCGAAGTATCGACAAAGGCATTCATTTCTGGAGTAACACCGCTAAAAGGGAAGGTTTCATTGAAACCATAGCTAAGACTACTGTATTCTACATCTTCCCCAGCAGCTACATATAAAAGATTACTTCTAATAGTTCCTCTGACTGTAACACGGTCATACCCTGTACTTACATCTATAATTTGAACTGTACTATCAACATCAATAATCCTATCTATATCTGAGGCCCCTGACGGTAACCTTTCAACTGATTCCAGTTCCCTGGTAAAATTACGTTCGCGCAGACGGCGTTGAATGGTATACCTTCTCCTTCTAAAATCAAAGTCCGGGGCTTCACCTATTGGGGTTACTACATCTACTGTAGTTACTTCTATATCACTAACTACAGTAAACTCTAATTCAATAAGCCTGTCATTTAATAATTCAAAATCTATATCTGAGATAAGTGATTCAACATCCACCTGATAACCTGGCCTGACACCACTAATAACTTCCCTATCAGTAAAGGTAAAACTCCTCCTGACACTAACAACGTTTGATGGGTCATCAAGGGTAGCATAGTAAACCGTAACACGAATGATTCCACTTATTACAACAACCCCTCTTTCTGCACTTGTGTCAGTAATTTCAACCCTGGCATTAGCACTAACAACCCTTGCTGCAGCCGGTAATGTAGAAGGAATGTTGAGATTTCTACTTACCCTTGTTTGTGAAGTTCTTGTGGCAATAGATTCATTTACCTGTAATTGTTCAGGCATCTTTTATTCCTCCTTTCATCCCTTCCTGATCTTAATAATCTTTTTAATCTTTTGTGGAGTAATATTTATTCTGCTTTTTTTTATCCGTTTTTTCTCTTCTTTTTTTTCAGCCATAACACCACCCCCTGTTTTAATATTCTTTATACTAATATATGCAGTAAACTGTATTATGGTAAAAAAAGAACTGTAGGCTATAATCCCACAGTTCCTTAATTTCTACCCCTTTGGTTCAATTATACCGCGGGGAACACATATCTTCTGTCCTATCTGTAAATTATTTGGGTCTATATTCGGGTTAGCTTCTATTAAGGCATCTACAGTAGTACGATATCTCCTAGCTATTTTCCAGAGTGTATCTCCTGCCTGCACCACATAAACTACATAAGATGGTGGACATTCATCATCAGCAGCTGGAGAAATAACCACCAGGTCTGTAACTATCTCCATCTGTCTAAACTCTGTTACCTTGGCAAACTTCCTGATAACTATATCAAATTCTATTGCACTACATACCTGTGTACCATTGACTTCTTCACAGTCTGTCAATGATGCATTAACTTTAGTAACTTCTACCTCTGTGTGTGTATTCATGCCAGGTTCAGTACCTGGTATATCAATAAAATTATCAAAATTAAAGTAGTTTCCCTCTGGAGTTTCAACAAAGTGTACTGGTTGTAAGAATTCTCCCTCTTCAGCAACACCAACATAAACAGCTGCTGCCTCTATATCCCCTTCCAGATAAACCCCATCCTCATCAGTTGTAGCTTCATACTCAACAATTCTGGCAGAGGGCTCAATAATTCTCTGGGCAAGTGGTTTTTCCGGTGGAATATTTAAAATACTACTAATGGTTTCGTGAACAACATCCTCACCTACTACATCTTCTACCCTGAGAAGCTCCCTTTCAATCTCAACCAGATCACTTATTATATCAGTTATTACTGTAACTTGTTTAGGTTCAGTAACCTTTACAAAGAATTGAACTACAACATCAATTTCAACAGTATCCTCATCAATAAAATCGAAAGAAAGACGTTTAATTGTTAAATTGGTATGGACTGTCATGTCCTCTTCAGCCCCTGCAACATCAACTGTTTCAGTGAAATGAATTGTATCTTCCAGAAAATGTACTGGTTGATCACCATCTTCTACATCAGCCACATACATTGCACCACCAAAAATATCCCCTTCGACAATAACACCTTCATTAGTAATCTCTGTTGTCACATCCTGTATCTCTGCTAAAACCTTTAATACCCTTTCAATAGGCGGTTTGCCCGGAGGCAGTTCAAGTCTACCAGTAATAACACTTGTAACCGTATTTTCACCTATAACATCTTCAATCCTTAATAACTCCTCAACTATATTTTCTTCTGGAATGCCAGTTACATCTGTCACTACTGTTATCTGCTGATACTCGGTCAGCTTAACAAACTTGCTTAATACTACATCAACTTCTACAGTACGGGGGGCATTTTCATTAAAGTCCCAGGAAACACGTCTTATATTAATATCTACAAAAACATTCATTCCCGGCTCTGCTTCAGGAAAATCAAAGAAATTGGTAAAAGTTAGCTGCCCTTCGAAGAAGTGAACCGGCTGTTGTGGTTCATCTTCAGGAACTATTCCAACATATACTACACCAGCCTCTATCGTACCTGTTACTTCAACACCACCATCCTCAATATTGCTCTCTACATCAAGGAGATCAGCTTTTACATCAATAACCCTCTCAATATCTGGTTTCCCATTGGGAACGGTAATATTTTGACTGACAGTTTCACTGGCTACATCCTCACCTATTACGAATTCCACTCTTATTAATTCTTCATCAAAGTTAATTGCCAATCTTATTCCTCCTTTCTATTTTTTATTAAACTTATCACTTATAATATATGCGTAGATATTTAAAGTGTGAATGATATAAAGCCCTTATTTAATATATATATTCTTTCTTCAATGAATATGACAAAATATTATATGCACAACAGTTATCTAAGGTTCATAAAATAATGCAGGAGGTGGTAATATGCCTTTTGGTTATTCAAAGAAAATATTTAAATATCCCCCTGTTCAATACATACCACTGGATCAGTATCATAAGATCACAGGGGAAACCCCTAATCCCCACAGCAGAACGAAATTATATGTTTTTAATCAATTTGAAAAAAAAGACCTGGAAAGAAAAATAGCTTATCTAAGACTGGAAAAAAACTATACTATCAAAGAAGGGCAATTAGTAGTACTAATTATTAATGGCAAAGCTGATCTGCTTCAATATAGAGGACATGAAATAAGCATTGTTGGTCAACCAACAACAGGGCATTATCAACTGTTTACCATTACTACACAATATTTTTATAAGGATAGATTAATATTTATATTCTATGATGGGGAGGATAGTGAAAAAATAGATTGGTTTAATTATAATAGATTATAATTTTTAAAAAAAGAGCCTGAATTAAATTCAGGCTCTTTTTTTTCTTACTAAACTCCATACGGTCCTACTTCACTTACATTAAATTGTATATTCTCTGTCACTTTCACAAAAATATCTCCAATAACCTTCTGGGTCAACAACTCACCTTCTGGGTCAAGTTCTGGCTTAATAAAAGCAATTGTTGGTATAATATCTACGTCCATATCTGGTCTGGCTCCAATTACATCAACAAAGGTACTAAAGGGAACATTTTCTGCCTGATGATATTCTACGTTATCTTCGCCTACATAGAAAATCTGCTTATGTATTATTCCCTGTATAATGACTTTATCATTAATAACCACAGCATTGACATCCTCAAAACTGGCCTGTATATCCTTAATTTTAATTGCTGTCTGATCCAGTTCAAGTGTAGTCTCAGAAAGAACCTGCTTAGTGTTTTCGCCTACTACTTCTGGAAGCATCACCAGTGAATCTTCCCCAGTAACAAGATTGATCTGAACAGTTTCTGTAACCTTTACAAAAAGCTCTAATACTATTTCCTGAGTAACTGTAGTTCCATCAACACTTAACTCCTGTTTAATATGTTCAACATTGGGGTGCACCTGTACATTCATACCCGGTTCTGCACCAGGTATATCAACAAATTCACTAAAGGGGATATCCTCTGCTTGGTGGTGTTCTACATCATCTACACCAATATAGAATAATTGTTTATGAACAACCCCCTGTATAATAACCTTATCCTCTATAATCTCTGTTTCAAGGTCAACAACCTCAGCATTAATATCTACAATTTTAATAGCATCAACAGCCAAAGTTACCTCATTCATGACCATAGTTTGAACAGAATTCTCTCCAATAACCCTTTCAACCTTGATTAAGGGCCCTACACCAGTCTCAACTATTAACTGCTGTATAGAAAGCACCTTGACAAAGAACTGTAAAACTACTTTTTGATGGAGAATAGTACCATCCATTATTAATCTTGTTACAATATGCTCTATCGTAGGTTCTACTAAAACATCCATACCTGGTTCTGCACCTGGGACATCAACAAAATAACTAAAATTAATATCTTCTGCTTGATGGTGTATAATGTCATCTGTACCAACAAAAAATATTTGTTTATGTATTGTCCCCTGAATAATTACCTTATTATCAATTACATCAGTATCAAGATTAGTAACTGTTGCATTAATATCCCTAATTTTAATTGCAGAAGTATCAAGCGAAAGATCGGTAACCTCCATTCTCTGAATAACATTTTCCCCAATTACTACCGGGGTTTTGATTAATTCTAACCCTTCTACCTGTTGCAATTCAGGCATTATCATACCTCCTTTTGTATTTTTACTTACCCATGTCGATTCAAACCTGATTTTACTGGTTTCAGATACTCCTTTAGACGACTCCATTTCATCTTTTATTAGCCGTTCATCATCTATTTGCCGGTCTTCTTTTAGTATTTTTTCTTTATCACTGGTATCTTCTTTAATCCTATTATTTTCTTCAGGATTTCCCCCCTTTCCTGCTGCTAACCCCTCCTTTCCTTCATTATCTTTTTTTTCACTCTTATCTGGGGGTTTAATACTATGAAAAGCAAATACTTCGTGCACTTTTTTATTACTCTGCTCCTTATCCAGACTATCTTTTCCAAAATTAGTATTATTCTGGTAGGCGAATTCATAAGCCGTCTTATTAACCTTAGGTACTACTTCCACTCGTTTAAAAACTCTGTCATCAAAATAATTCTCTATTTCACTCATTGGCTTAGTCCAGTATTGATATAAATAATAAGTGCTTATCATAAAACCAGTTATGATACCCATTAAGATTAACCATGAATACAATTAACCACCCCCTTTACCTGCTATATAATATGGTCATAAATAGAAAAATGTGCATAGCTATCTTTTTTAGAAATCTAAAATTGTTCAACAAAAACCACTACTTCAACTGGAATCTGGCCTTCCCCGACAACATTCAAAATAATAGTCTCCTTGATAATAGTTTTTAATAAACCCTGTGGATCAAAAACATCAGTCACAACTGGAAAGGTCTCAATCCTGGTATCTATAGAATCATCTACTACCAGCACCTCTTCCCTGACCAGAATGGTCTCAGTAGTAATGCCTGGTCCTGTAATTGAACTTACAACATTGATAAACTCCGGACCTGCTGAACCAACACAGGCCTCCAGAACTATTAATTGGGATAAAAGACCACCACTAGCAAGTTTATAACTTATATTCTCTATCTTTATAACCGGACTAAGTTGTTCAACTGGTATAGGTTCTGGCAACTTAACTTGAACAGTAAAGGGAATTGTTTCCTGCTGATAATATACTATATTATCAGGACAGACATAAGCGATATCCTTAAGAATTTCACCACTTACTGAAACTAAATCATCAGTCAAGCCAGAGACTACAAGATTCTGGGCCTCAGCCTCAATGTTTTTTATCTTAATAGCTGGACACCCTAATTGTAGACTATTCTCTATAATCGCCTGCTGGCATGCTGATACCTCCTCTTCTCTGACAATTGTTTTATAGATTATCTCTACTTCCTCAGCTGGTGGCTCTTCAACCCCTGAAATAAGTATCTGCCTGGTATTTTCACCAATGACTACCGGAAGAACAGCCTGTAAACCTTGCTCATCAACTAATATATTCAACTGGTTTAATTCTTCAAGCTGAACAGATATATCAAGGACTATTTCCTGATATAATAAATTATTGTCTCTCAAATTATAGATAATCTCTTCTATATTAATCAACGGTTTAAGCAGCTGGCCGTTTGAAGCCCCGGCTAGATCTAAAAAAGTACTAAAAGCTACATCTTCAACCTGATGATATTCAAGGTCATTAATGCCTATATAATATATCTGTTCATGGACAACTCCTCTTACTATTACTTTATTTTCAAAAATATCATAACGAATATCTCTAATTTCCCTAACTATATTTTTTATTTTTTGAGCAGGTTGTTCCAGTAAAACAAGGTTTTCCTGCAGATACTGCCTGTCAGATTCACCAATTATGAGGGGTAACTTAACCAGTAAATCATAGCCAGGGGCTATTCTTTCCTGAATAGTTTCACTTACCCGAACATAGAATTCCACTACAAGTTCCTGCTGTAGTGTATTTCCATCTGCTGAAAGTTGATAGCTGATGTGTTCTATAACAGCTTCTACTACTGCTTTCATACCTGGACTTACCCCTGGTAAGTCTATAAAGGTATTAAAAGGAAAGTCTTCAGCCTGATGAAGAGCAGTATTATCTTCACTTATAAAAAATATCTGCTTGTGAATACTACCCTGGATTATTACTTTATCCATAATCAACTCTATTTCCAGGTCCCTGACAGAACCCCTTACTTCATCTATTTTACTGGCCGTTTGATTTAACTGAACCTGATTCTCCCTGATTATTTGTTTTTGACCATCAGCTACCAGGTGGTCAAGTTCAACAAGTCTGCCTGACTGGCTTAGTTCAACACCAATAGGCTCATCATTTTCGACCTTAACAAATATCTCTAAAACAGCCTTTTGATCAATCAGCTCACCTGATGGACCTATATCTACTGACAGTTTCTCTATATTAACAACAATCTCTGCCTTCATACCCGGTTCTGCTCCAGGTATATCCAGAAATGTTGTAAAAGACATATCATCATCTATATGATATATAAGATTATCAACACCCACATAAAATATTTGTTTATGAAGGCAACCCTGAACAAGTACTTTATCAGGAATAATATCATAAGTAAGTTTTACCACTTCAGCAGTAATATTCCTGATTTTTACTGCTGGTACCGGCATCTGTTCTGTTTTAAACATTTCAATACCCCCTTTTTTCTTATTATATGCTATATTTCTATCTAGTGATTATGATATACTTATTTTATATGTAAATATATATAAAGAGAGCTATCTAGATAGCTCTCTTTATATTTGCCAGGATATTTATTCTGCCGGGTCTGGACTATCAATAAATAATTGAACAATCATTAAACCGTAGGGGCCGTCTTCAATAATACCAATACCTACTTTATCATACCTTGCTTTAAGGATATTTCCCCTGTGTTCCGGACTGGACATTAAAGAATCAA
This window contains:
- a CDS encoding sulfotransferase family protein; this encodes MGDCVIVLGMHRSGTSMIAGILDRLGINMGDNLIGAMPSNPYGHYEDKEFVELNDRILHAAGGFWYNPPGREALLEKQNTFKDDILSLVQKINDSSKYCGWKDPRTSLTIELFYPYLTAPKFIVCHRAAVQVANSLQKRSGIPLEVGINLKREYDVRLADFFTRNKDLPKIDLYYNDVLENTRERISSIVDFLVIKPSSAQLKEAEGFVVVK
- a CDS encoding DUF3794 and LysM peptidoglycan-binding domain-containing protein, whose amino-acid sequence is MPEQLQVNESIATRTSQTRVSRNLNIPSTLPAAARVVSANARVEITDTSAERGVVVISGIIRVTVYYATLDDPSNVVSVRRSFTFTDREVISGVRPGYQVDVESLISDIDFELLNDRLIELEFTVVSDIEVTTVDVVTPIGEAPDFDFRRRRYTIQRRLRERNFTRELESVERLPSGASDIDRIIDVDSTVQIIDVSTGYDRVTVRGTIRSNLLYVAAGEDVEYSSLSYGFNETFPFSGVTPEMNAFVDTSVISESAQKVDNRRVRINTELRFQILVVLEETVELPTDIISPVDGMFPVRRTVIVERIVAEERTRIQARDQVTVAAGNPDVGRVISASGNIRGASLEVEAQNGGVLISGVVDANIIYVADLPDQPVYFAPAVITFSSFINIPQVTSNMEAYADISINRITANRASERQITVIAVLNVNLVVTERVRVPIITGISEQPIQEPTAPSQYITYTVKSGDTLYLIAQRFGVTVNRITSINNITDPGELQIGQRLLIPRG
- the cax gene encoding calcium/proton exchanger, with the translated sequence MVKKMRYLLIFVPISLGFSYFRDGSIWSFITSALAIIPLAALMASITDRLRNILGSSWGGIINVTFGNATELIISIFAIYDGLLNVVKANITGSIIMNLLLVLGMSFLLGGLRYQRQKFDKLLAITNSAMLMLAVIGMLIPAIFYFGSSNIKTLVLGKLSMGVGFVLFVTYLASLYFTLIFHEKEKKVFHVSKGSGGDSARKKEGKGKLWYNVLYLLLTTIFIAIEASILVGSIEIIQEGFNISPVFIGVIILPIISNVAENVTAINMARADKIDLSITIAIGSSIQVSLFIVPLLIFFSHLIGRPMNVLFNLLEISSIGLSVLAINVVYLQGKSNWFEGLQLIAAYLIIAIAFYFA
- a CDS encoding glycosyltransferase family 2 protein — translated: MYSTGTLLKTDNPAIYIVDNNEIRHITNLASYISFGFQEKDYRKISEQELSRLNPGKPIGDWGDLSPDLKLYIKEHLWREKLAVDIIIVNYNSLPHLKKCLHSIYTNTDYPYNIIIIDNNSTDKSREFLARLNNITVVYNQKNRGCAAAWNQGIKKGSNNFIVLLNPDTEVTIDWLYPLVKTAAANQDIALIGTKHVNENEAVIHAGVIKKNNEFIIRKHPRDNPDVYNEPGDVARIHGACFMIKRELIPKLGYFDERYFLYSEETDYCLNAQNKGYRIYYYPVKIYHYEKGASIDQQKRQKIRLESIDKFKKKWGTK
- a CDS encoding glycosyltransferase family 2 protein; translation: MAGKKPLISTVLLNWNRRYLLEQTVNSYLSTVNVPYELIIVDNGSRDGSQEYIKNVCSCNELCTNILLNKNMGGIALNLALTRARSDILHVSENDLQYKPGWVERVIRIFRVFPELGQLSLYAHSPARNEGDIDGERPSERISRQGLTIYQTRINVHSSSVFRREVWQQGIRWKNIGNNGVRFPDDYSFSQEVMKAGYIVAWNDEYLVTNYGHLIDEIKNNLAYYVRDYKAKPGGLEKLRKRIKRFGYGLILDDKEKSGYRLVSLD
- a CDS encoding DUF3794 and LysM peptidoglycan-binding domain-containing protein, which encodes MAINFDEELIRVEFVIGEDVASETVSQNITVPNGKPDIERVIDVKADLLDVESNIEDGGVEVTGTIEAGVVYVGIVPEDEPQQPVHFFEGQLTFTNFFDFPEAEPGMNVFVDINIRRVSWDFNENAPRTVEVDVVLSKFVKLTEYQQITVVTDVTGIPEENIVEELLRIEDVIGENTVTSVITGRLELPPGKPPIERVLKVLAEIQDVTTEITNEGVIVEGDIFGGAMYVADVEDGDQPVHFLEDTIHFTETVDVAGAEEDMTVHTNLTIKRLSFDFIDEDTVEIDVVVQFFVKVTEPKQVTVITDIISDLVEIERELLRVEDVVGEDVVHETISSILNIPPEKPLAQRIIEPSARIVEYEATTDEDGVYLEGDIEAAAVYVGVAEEGEFLQPVHFVETPEGNYFNFDNFIDIPGTEPGMNTHTEVEVTKVNASLTDCEEVNGTQVCSAIEFDIVIRKFAKVTEFRQMEIVTDLVVISPAADDECPPSYVVYVVQAGDTLWKIARRYRTTVDALIEANPNIDPNNLQIGQKICVPRGIIEPKG
- a CDS encoding sulfotransferase family 2 domain-containing protein; the protein is MATSKVIIFMHIPKTAGTTLRGIIEQEYSEIAYGYGGFKEEYNNLSRYMGNRASGLQCIIGHIPFGIHSYYNRPFHYITFIREPVDRVISLYYYRLYNKKYLPVEDIGLEKFLNNYYTQACNLQTKFLSRDVDLADMVSLENFIKYKNEVKPDLEKAIDNLERYFTVGVTDYFNVSILLMGRELGWNKLDYQQKNVNPGRPRKEELSTGLIELIKEKNSLDMKLYSYACNKIKSQLKDY